Proteins co-encoded in one Capsicum annuum cultivar UCD-10X-F1 chromosome 9, UCD10Xv1.1, whole genome shotgun sequence genomic window:
- the LOC107843006 gene encoding uncharacterized protein At3g17950: protein MAQQREGWPLGLQPLMNMRNGGFDGSISFNTLITSSSSHCSSDLDTESTASFFHDKSITLGSLTGITSILEFSRRSTRSRTIVETKIRDPNKKVSSNKSRTRLFSLCSKLNTDAVSMNNNINSAPSLGHFLEAERKATATYGLDDFNQLSNYSNVNTNSLFIGGQIAPPHDESSKGLFEQTDQSGHHGSHLIFSCLCGHLVH from the exons ATGGCTCAACAG AGAGAAGGGTGGCCACTTGGGCTGCAACCATTGATGAATATGAGAAATGGCGGTTTTGATGGATCAATTTCATTCAATACTTTGATCACTTCTTCTTCCTCTCATTGTTCTTCTGATCTTGATACTGAG TCTACTGCTTCATTCTTTCATGACAAGAGCATAACTCTAGGAAGCCTCACTGGAATTACAAGCATTCTAGAGTTTTCAAGAAGATCAACAAGAAGTAGAACAATAGTGGAAACCAAAATAAGGGACCCCAACAAGAAGGTTAGCAGTAACAAATCAAGAACTCGGTTATTTTCACTTTGCTCAAAGTTGAATACTGATGCAGTAAGCATGAACAATAATATTAATTCTGCCCCATCATTAGGCCATTTTCTTGAAGCAGAGAGAAAAGCAACAGCTACTTATGGGCTTGATGATTTTAatcaattatcaaattattcAAATGTGAACACTAATTCATTGTTCATTGGCGGACAAATTGCTCCTCCTCATGATGAATCAAGTAAAGGGCTATTTGAGCAAACTGATCAAAGTGGGCatcatggaagtcatttgatttTCTCATGTTTATGTGGACACTTAGTTCATTGA
- the LOC107843005 gene encoding uncharacterized protein LOC107843005 — MNSPINYAIDDKDLDDDALWAVIDSAVAAAGSSRTSSSSSTTTMVSKYRKPLPYNHSPIRPFAISNPSPQSTVPKTSRNFQNYDGEVLNQRPQKISRSDNASCVSPNPMAVVKHVQRTSSVTNYDQSYNSRTGSDCSPVNAMSHGQCEDRDGITRHSLEGRFPSVSLFKEYQNAAMAILEKSDYTMISGHPFIRKTGWRKISFYFNLSYEIKDKTIEFDENRNVLRAEFIVRAHMQGGRFSDGWGSCERREKKFLKPNHDIPSTAETRAKNKACQDLLGIGEYRPGGSQTPN; from the exons ATGAATTCTCCGATCAATTACGCCATCGATGATAAGGACCTAGACGACGACGCATTATGGGCCGTCATCGATTCCGCCGTCGCCGCCGCCGGATCCTCCCGtacctcctcctcctcctccaccACCACGATGGTCTCTAAGTACCGTAAACCTCTACCTTACAATCACTCTCCAATTAGACCATTTGCTATTTCAAATCCTTCTCCACAATCTACGGTTCCGAAAACTTCTAGAAACTTCCAGAATTATGACGGGGAGGTACTAAATCAACGCCCGCAGAAAATCTCCAGATCAGATAATGCTAGCTGCGTTAGTCCGAATCCGATGGCAGTAGTAAAGCACGTGCAGCGCACGTCGTCTGTGACGAATTATGATCAGAGCTATAATAGTCGGACTGGTTCGGATTGTTCACCGGTGAATGCGATGAGTCATGGACAATGTGAGGATAGAGATGGAATCACGAGGCATAGTTTGGAGGGTAGATTTCCGTCGGTTTCGCTATTTAAGGAGTATCAAAATGCAGCGATGGCG ATTCTTGAGAAAAGTGACTACACTATGATTTCTGGACATCCCTTCATCAGAAAAACTG GTTGGAGGAAGATATCCTTTTACTTCAACTTATCGTAtgaaattaaagacaagaccatCGAGTTTGATGAGAACCGTAATGTCTTGCGTGCTGAATTTATAGTCCGGGCACACATGCA GGGTGGTAGGTTCTCAGATGGATGGGGTTCATGTGAGCGCCGGGAGAAGAAGTTTCTAAAACCAAATCATGACATTCCCAGTACAGCAGAAACTAGAGCCAAAAATAAAGCATGTCAG GACTTGCTTGGAATTGGAGAATATCGACCTGGTGGGAGCCAGACTCCTAACTAG